A genomic stretch from Anaerococcus mediterraneensis includes:
- a CDS encoding LURP-one-related/scramblase family protein, whose translation MKKYYFKEKFFKLTDNYWILDENGDKSFYLDQHLKLIGYSADVYNADNSHLFRIEKKIISFLPKFFVDFADGVKMTISKDFTLLRKSIRIDTSEGTISLKGSFWDYDFDIFLENNLIGEVHKKFFSLTDYYELVVHDEKYTPIMLALVICLNKIKDDEDAAANSNNSASS comes from the coding sequence ATGAAAAAATATTATTTCAAAGAAAAATTTTTCAAACTTACAGACAATTATTGGATCCTAGATGAAAATGGAGATAAATCTTTTTATCTAGACCAGCATCTAAAATTAATAGGCTATAGTGCCGATGTTTACAACGCTGACAATAGCCATCTTTTTAGAATAGAAAAGAAAATCATTTCTTTTTTGCCAAAATTTTTCGTAGATTTTGCTGACGGAGTAAAGATGACCATAAGCAAGGACTTTACCCTACTTAGAAAATCAATAAGGATCGATACAAGTGAGGGTACTATAAGTCTAAAGGGATCTTTTTGGGATTATGATTTTGATATTTTCCTAGAAAATAATCTCATAGGAGAAGTCCACAAAAAATTCTTCTCATTGACTGATTATTACGAACTTGTTGTACATGATGAAAAATACACACCAATTATGCTAGCCCTTGTCATATGCCTAAACAAAATAAAAGATGATGAAGATGCCGCAGCAAACTCCAATAACTCAGCCTCATCATAA
- a CDS encoding M42 family metallopeptidase, with protein MQIDTITKYIENLVNTPSPTGYTKLCEKYLMDEFKSLGYKPYQNKKGNVIVPINEIEGDNGLLLSAHIDTLGLMVRSIKANGALKVTTLGGFPLNYAEFENVTIHTRSGKTYTGVFRLNNPAVHGSSDPREAKRTDETMEVVIDAITHSKEETEKLGIGNGDFISLDPRFRIDNGFVKSRHLDDKASAGILLALAKEIKEKNIKIDRPLYLMFTIYEEVGHGAASGHPEGISDMVAVDMGVVHDDLTCDELKVSICAKDSSGPYNYDLTNELVDHAKKIGIDFGLDVYPFYGSDASAAMASDHDYRHGLVGCGVAASHGYERTHEIAIKALFDLLVSFISE; from the coding sequence ATGCAAATAGATACTATTACAAAATATATAGAAAACCTTGTAAACACTCCATCACCAACAGGCTATACCAAGCTTTGCGAAAAATATCTGATGGACGAATTTAAAAGCCTAGGCTACAAGCCTTACCAAAACAAAAAGGGCAATGTCATTGTCCCTATAAATGAAATAGAGGGTGACAACGGACTTTTGTTATCAGCCCATATCGATACCTTGGGTCTTATGGTTAGGTCTATAAAGGCAAATGGGGCTTTGAAGGTCACAACCCTAGGTGGTTTTCCCCTAAATTATGCTGAGTTTGAAAATGTGACAATCCACACCCGCTCAGGCAAAACCTATACTGGCGTTTTTAGGCTAAACAATCCAGCAGTCCACGGTTCTTCTGACCCAAGAGAGGCAAAAAGAACTGACGAAACCATGGAGGTCGTCATAGATGCCATTACCCACTCCAAAGAGGAAACAGAAAAACTTGGCATAGGTAACGGAGATTTTATTTCCCTAGATCCTAGGTTTAGGATAGATAATGGCTTTGTAAAAAGCCGCCACCTAGATGACAAGGCAAGTGCCGGCATACTTTTGGCCTTGGCCAAGGAAATAAAAGAGAAAAATATAAAAATTGACCGTCCACTTTATCTGATGTTTACAATCTACGAAGAAGTCGGACACGGAGCTGCTAGTGGCCACCCTGAGGGGATTTCTGATATGGTCGCTGTTGACATGGGAGTTGTCCATGATGACCTAACCTGTGATGAGCTAAAGGTATCAATCTGTGCCAAAGACTCATCAGGTCCTTATAATTATGATTTGACAAATGAATTGGTAGACCATGCCAAAAAGATCGGTATAGATTTCGGCCTAGATGTTTATCCATTTTATGGGTCTGATGCCTCAGCAGCTATGGCAAGTGACCACGACTACCGCCACGGACTTGTTGGCTGCGGAGTAGCTGCAAGTCACGGCTACGAGAGAACTCACGAAATAGCTATCAAAGCTCTTTTTGATCTATTAGTTTCTTTTATAAGCGAATAA
- the lepB gene encoding signal peptidase I: MENDKKLLKNILSWIRAIIIWLLIGFAIKFFLVDLTQVKGRSMDHTLHDGDLMMVNRIENWMGKDYKRGDIVIVESPIENKLYIKRVIGLPGEQVELKDGYFYINGEKLEEDYLDPGMTTPQTGEFFAWFLGDDDYFLVGDNRTNSNDSRKFGPIKRKNFKGQAFLRIYPFSKMGGV; the protein is encoded by the coding sequence ATGGAAAATGATAAAAAATTATTAAAAAATATCCTTTCTTGGATCAGGGCAATCATCATATGGCTTTTGATCGGCTTTGCAATCAAATTTTTCCTTGTAGATCTGACCCAGGTAAAAGGCCGTTCTATGGACCATACCCTACATGACGGGGACCTGATGATGGTCAATAGGATCGAAAATTGGATGGGCAAAGATTATAAGAGAGGCGATATAGTTATAGTAGAATCTCCAATTGAAAATAAACTTTATATAAAAAGAGTAATCGGTCTTCCTGGAGAACAAGTGGAGCTAAAAGATGGATATTTTTATATAAATGGAGAAAAACTAGAAGAAGACTACCTAGATCCTGGCATGACAACCCCACAAACAGGAGAGTTTTTCGCTTGGTTTTTGGGTGATGATGACTATTTTCTTGTAGGAGATAATAGGACAAACTCAAATGATTCTAGGAAATTTGGACCAATCAAAAGGAAAAATTTCAAAGGCCAGGCCTTTTTGCGAATCTATCCATTTTCAAAAATGGGTGGGGTCTAG
- the pepF gene encoding oligoendopeptidase F, which yields MKKRSEVDPKETWAIEDLYKSDADFYADIEKLSKMADDFKEKYQNIETSEDVYNSLEDYCEIVELAGLLGTFSGISKETDATDDAMAKRDAKFGSEAAKIFAKLSFYDSALVAVDSKILDKVASDHPGYEYYLKRIKDRAKYLLDEKTEAVLAALAPTFDAPYTNYNDMRYGDMKFENINHNGEEVVLNHNTFEEYLEGETDTDLRRRAFDDYHKVLRAYENADASVYNNLIQNEKIMADLRGYESVFHYLLARQDVDFEIYENHIDIIMEKLAPIMRKYAKIIQKHYGLEEMTYADLKLSIDPEYEPQVSIDEARDYIVDGLSPLGEEYIGYMKKAFSDRWIDYSQNIGKRTGAFCSSPYGSHPFIMTTYNNSMSQVMTLAHELGHAGQGILSNDNQNILASDMSMYFVEAPSTANEITMERYLLKKAKDDREKLWVLSTMIGKTYYHNFVTHFLEAAFQREVYRRVEKGESLGADDFNSIFRQKLEEFWGDAVKLNDGAELTWMRQPHYYMGLYSFTYQAGLTVGTAISEKIVHGTDEDRKSWLEVLKMGGSRGPIDLAKAAGVDMSTTKPIEDAIDFIGQIIDQIDQLLEKLDMYK from the coding sequence ATGAAAAAAAGAAGTGAAGTAGACCCAAAAGAGACTTGGGCCATAGAAGATTTATACAAATCAGATGCAGATTTCTATGCTGACATAGAAAAATTATCCAAAATGGCAGATGATTTTAAGGAAAAATACCAAAATATAGAAACAAGCGAGGATGTTTATAATTCTCTAGAAGACTACTGCGAGATCGTTGAGCTTGCTGGCCTATTAGGCACATTTTCTGGTATATCAAAAGAAACAGATGCCACAGATGATGCCATGGCAAAAAGAGATGCCAAATTTGGAAGCGAAGCTGCAAAGATTTTTGCCAAACTTTCATTTTATGACTCAGCCCTAGTGGCAGTTGATAGCAAGATTTTAGACAAGGTCGCAAGTGATCATCCAGGATATGAATATTATCTAAAGAGGATAAAAGATAGGGCTAAATACCTACTTGACGAAAAAACAGAGGCGGTCCTTGCAGCCCTAGCTCCAACTTTTGATGCTCCATATACAAACTACAATGACATGAGATATGGGGATATGAAGTTTGAAAATATAAATCACAATGGTGAGGAAGTCGTCCTAAACCACAATACCTTTGAGGAATACCTAGAGGGTGAAACTGATACAGACCTTAGGAGAAGAGCTTTTGATGATTACCACAAAGTCCTAAGAGCTTACGAAAACGCTGATGCCTCAGTTTATAACAACCTAATCCAAAATGAAAAAATAATGGCAGACCTTCGTGGTTATGAATCAGTTTTTCATTATCTTTTAGCCCGTCAAGATGTAGATTTTGAAATCTATGAAAACCATATCGATATTATCATGGAAAAACTAGCTCCAATTATGAGAAAGTATGCGAAGATTATCCAAAAACACTACGGCCTAGAAGAGATGACCTATGCTGATTTGAAGTTATCAATAGATCCAGAATACGAACCACAAGTATCAATAGATGAGGCTAGGGACTATATAGTTGACGGGCTTTCTCCACTTGGAGAAGAATATATTGGCTATATGAAAAAGGCTTTTTCTGATAGGTGGATAGATTATTCACAAAATATAGGCAAGAGGACTGGTGCTTTTTGCTCATCACCATATGGTTCTCATCCATTTATCATGACAACCTACAACAATTCTATGAGCCAAGTTATGACCCTAGCTCACGAGTTGGGCCACGCTGGTCAGGGGATTTTATCAAATGACAACCAAAATATTTTGGCATCTGATATGTCTATGTACTTTGTAGAAGCTCCTTCTACAGCCAATGAAATCACCATGGAAAGATATCTACTCAAAAAAGCCAAAGATGATAGGGAAAAACTTTGGGTTTTATCAACAATGATTGGAAAAACCTACTACCACAACTTTGTAACCCACTTCCTAGAAGCGGCCTTCCAAAGAGAAGTCTATAGGAGGGTAGAAAAAGGCGAATCCCTAGGAGCAGATGATTTTAATTCTATCTTTAGGCAAAAACTTGAAGAATTCTGGGGCGATGCAGTTAAGCTTAATGATGGGGCAGAGCTCACATGGATGAGACAACCTCATTATTATATGGGACTTTATTCATTCACCTACCAAGCAGGGCTTACAGTTGGTACAGCAATTTCAGAAAAAATAGTCCATGGCACTGACGAAGATAGAAAATCCTGGCTAGAAGTCCTAAAAATGGGCGGATCTCGTGGACCAATTGACCTTGCCAAGGCAGCTGGTGTAGATATGTCTACAACAAAACCAATAGAAGATGCAATTGACTTTATAGGTCAGATCATAGATCAAATCGACCAACTTTTAGAAAAACTTGATATGTATAAATAG
- a CDS encoding aminopeptidase, translating to MEKRIENFAKLAVKLGVNVQKGEDVLINSPVESPDLARLITKAAYENGARKVSVNWVDDTLTRLGYEFESQETLNEVPDWAIEKARYQIAEKRSNRISIVSDDPDLLKGLDEAKISEAVRSRSLKMKDFVKYTMNDIVSWLVISVPSVKWAEKVFPDLKGEAACDKLWEVILDVCRISESWDQTEKNWQDHIENLNQKADFLNSHQFDYVHYQANNGTDLKVKLPKNHIWMSAGSKNAKGDMFIPNMPTEEVFTAPQYDGVCGRLVASKPLVYNGVVINDFEFTFKDGKVVDFDAKEGRDTLAKMLDSDNGSKNLGEIALVPYDSPISNSNILFYNTLFDENASCHFALGKAYPTCVEGGSDLEDDKVHTVGLNDSLIHEDFMVGTSDLSITGYKDGKEYKIFENGNWAI from the coding sequence ATGGAAAAAAGAATAGAAAATTTTGCAAAACTTGCTGTCAAACTTGGTGTCAATGTCCAAAAAGGAGAAGATGTACTTATAAACTCCCCAGTGGAATCTCCAGACCTTGCCCGTCTCATAACAAAAGCAGCCTATGAAAATGGGGCTAGAAAAGTATCTGTCAACTGGGTTGATGATACACTTACAAGGCTTGGATATGAATTTGAGTCCCAAGAAACTCTTAATGAAGTCCCAGATTGGGCCATCGAAAAAGCCCGCTACCAAATAGCAGAAAAAAGATCAAATAGGATATCAATTGTATCTGATGATCCAGACCTCCTAAAGGGCCTTGATGAGGCAAAAATCTCTGAGGCTGTCAGATCTCGCTCACTAAAGATGAAGGACTTTGTCAAATACACAATGAATGATATAGTCTCTTGGCTAGTTATATCCGTCCCATCTGTCAAATGGGCAGAAAAAGTATTCCCTGACCTAAAGGGAGAGGCTGCTTGCGACAAACTTTGGGAGGTAATCCTGGATGTTTGTAGGATTTCAGAATCTTGGGATCAAACAGAGAAAAATTGGCAAGATCATATAGAAAATTTGAACCAAAAAGCAGACTTCCTAAACAGCCACCAGTTTGACTACGTTCACTACCAAGCAAATAACGGGACAGACCTAAAGGTAAAACTTCCAAAAAACCATATATGGATGTCAGCTGGATCAAAAAACGCAAAAGGCGATATGTTTATACCAAATATGCCAACAGAAGAAGTCTTCACCGCCCCACAATACGACGGAGTTTGTGGCAGACTTGTAGCCAGCAAACCTCTTGTCTACAACGGAGTAGTTATAAATGATTTTGAATTTACCTTCAAAGACGGCAAGGTAGTAGACTTTGATGCCAAAGAAGGAAGGGACACCCTAGCAAAAATGCTAGATTCTGACAACGGATCTAAAAACCTAGGCGAAATAGCTCTAGTCCCATATGATAGTCCTATTTCAAATTCTAACATCCTATTTTATAACACACTTTTTGACGAAAACGCATCCTGCCACTTTGCCCTAGGCAAGGCTTATCCAACTTGCGTTGAAGGTGGGTCTGACCTAGAAGATGACAAGGTCCATACAGTCGGTCTAAACGATTCTCTAATCCACGAAGATTTTATGGTTGGTACAAGCGATTTATCAATCACAGGCTACAAAGACGGCAAAGAATACAAGATCTTTGAAAATGGTAACTGGGCAATCTAA
- a CDS encoding NAD(P)H-dependent oxidoreductase subunit E, whose protein sequence is MSFCLKKDQEKFDQFVKFLDDNKDKKGAVMPILQKAQEIFSYIPEEIVDLMALRMGVHSSEIYGVASFYSQFSFIPKGEHEICVCLGTACYVKGSDKVLEALGEKLNIKVGETTADGKISLTEARCIGECGKAPVVSIDSDTVIANTNPDMAEDLIKKALEG, encoded by the coding sequence ATGAGTTTTTGTTTAAAAAAAGATCAAGAGAAATTTGATCAATTTGTAAAGTTTTTAGATGATAACAAGGACAAAAAGGGTGCAGTAATGCCTATCTTGCAAAAAGCCCAAGAGATTTTTTCTTATATACCAGAAGAAATAGTTGATTTGATGGCTCTAAGAATGGGTGTTCACTCATCAGAAATCTACGGTGTAGCAAGTTTTTACTCACAATTTTCCTTTATACCAAAGGGTGAGCATGAAATTTGCGTCTGCCTAGGTACAGCCTGCTATGTAAAAGGGTCTGACAAGGTTTTAGAAGCCCTAGGAGAAAAACTAAATATAAAAGTTGGAGAAACAACCGCAGATGGCAAAATCAGTCTGACAGAGGCCAGATGTATAGGTGAATGTGGTAAGGCACCAGTTGTAAGTATCGATTCTGATACAGTTATAGCTAATACCAACCCAGATATGGCCGAAGATCTGATTAAAAAGGCATTGGAGGGATAA
- a CDS encoding NADH-ubiquinone oxidoreductase-F iron-sulfur binding region domain-containing protein, which produces MNSRLEAIKKEGYKKLIDRLDPEEYIINGEEIKPKGEFYENQTRLVLRNCGIIDPSCIEEYIGRDGYFALEKAIFDMDKEEIINTVIDSGIRGRGGAGFPTGRKWQAAFKQDTDTKYIICNADEGDPGAFMDRSVLELDPHSVLEAMAICARAVGSNQGFIYVRAEYPKAVKALRRAIADAKEKNLLGDNIMGSDFSFDIELRLGAGAFVCGEGTALMESIEGKRGMPRNKEFRTTVKGLWGKPTIINNVETLSNIPQIILKGADYFRAYGTEKSPGTKVFALVGKIKNSGLVEVPMGTSINTIVYDIGKGIQNDKEAKAVQTGGPSGGCIPKSLFDTGCDFESLKAIGSIMGSGGMVVMDEDDCMVDVARFFLEFSVDESCGKCTPCRIGNKRLLEMLDLIVSGKADEETLYKLRELSEIVSESSLCGLGQSSPNPILSTMHYFYDEYLAHVGENKTCPAKRCKDLLEYKITDKCIGCGKCKRNCPVAAISGEKKEKHQIDQKICIKCGTCKEGCPVDAIILG; this is translated from the coding sequence ATGAACTCAAGGCTTGAAGCAATAAAAAAAGAAGGTTATAAAAAACTTATAGATAGACTTGACCCAGAAGAATACATAATAAACGGGGAAGAAATAAAACCAAAAGGCGAGTTTTATGAAAACCAAACTAGACTAGTCCTTAGAAACTGCGGCATAATAGATCCTTCTTGTATAGAAGAGTACATAGGCAGGGATGGTTACTTCGCCCTAGAAAAAGCAATCTTTGATATGGACAAAGAAGAAATCATAAATACAGTTATAGATTCTGGTATCAGAGGTCGTGGTGGGGCAGGATTTCCTACAGGTAGAAAATGGCAAGCAGCATTCAAACAAGATACTGACACAAAATACATAATTTGCAATGCCGATGAGGGTGACCCAGGTGCCTTTATGGATAGGTCTGTCCTAGAGCTTGATCCTCACTCAGTTTTAGAAGCTATGGCAATATGCGCCAGAGCGGTAGGATCTAACCAAGGTTTTATCTATGTCAGAGCCGAATATCCAAAGGCAGTAAAGGCCCTTAGGAGAGCTATAGCAGATGCCAAAGAAAAAAATCTCTTAGGTGATAATATCATGGGAAGTGATTTCTCTTTTGATATAGAGCTAAGACTTGGAGCCGGAGCCTTTGTTTGTGGTGAAGGTACAGCCCTAATGGAATCTATAGAGGGCAAACGTGGTATGCCCCGTAACAAGGAGTTTAGGACAACCGTCAAGGGTCTTTGGGGCAAACCAACCATAATAAACAACGTTGAAACCCTATCAAATATTCCACAAATTATCCTAAAAGGTGCAGACTATTTTAGAGCCTATGGTACAGAAAAATCACCAGGTACAAAAGTTTTCGCCCTTGTAGGCAAGATCAAAAATTCAGGACTTGTAGAAGTACCTATGGGTACAAGTATAAATACAATTGTCTATGATATAGGAAAAGGTATTCAGAACGATAAAGAAGCCAAGGCTGTCCAAACTGGTGGCCCATCTGGCGGCTGCATACCAAAATCACTTTTTGATACTGGTTGCGATTTTGAATCACTCAAGGCCATAGGATCTATAATGGGTTCTGGCGGTATGGTTGTAATGGACGAAGATGACTGTATGGTTGATGTTGCAAGATTTTTCCTAGAGTTTTCTGTAGATGAATCTTGTGGTAAATGTACACCTTGTAGGATCGGCAACAAGAGACTTTTAGAGATGCTTGACCTAATTGTATCTGGCAAGGCTGATGAAGAAACCCTATACAAACTAAGAGAATTATCAGAAATAGTATCTGAATCTAGTCTTTGTGGTCTAGGCCAATCTTCACCTAACCCAATACTATCAACAATGCATTATTTCTACGACGAATACCTAGCCCACGTTGGAGAAAACAAAACTTGTCCAGCAAAAAGGTGTAAAGACCTCTTAGAATACAAGATAACCGACAAGTGTATAGGCTGTGGCAAATGCAAGAGAAATTGTCCAGTAGCTGCCATCAGTGGCGAAAAGAAAGAAAAACATCAAATCGACCAAAAAATCTGTATCAAATGTGGTACTTGCAAAGAAGGTTGTCCAGTTGATGCAATAATTTTGGGATAG
- a CDS encoding NADH-dependent [FeFe] hydrogenase, group A6 → MIKLTINDKEIEVKEKTTILSAAKSLGFDIPTLCHMDLSGISFINKLASCRVCLVEDTHNGKLLPSCATYVKEGMNIRTDSQRVIRARRAVVELILSDHPTDCLKCAKNLNCQLQKLAADLNIREIKYPGEKRNLPIDGSSYSLVRDPNKCILCRRCETMCNEVQTVGALAEIGRGFYTHVGSTFNREMFETTCTFCGQCLAVCPTGALTEKSNVSEVWKLLNRKDENKHIIVQVAPAVRVALGEEFGLEPGTEVTGQMVTALRNLGFDKVFDTNFAADLTVMEEAHEFIQRLGEGKPILTSCCPGWVNFMEHQFSDMIDIPSTCKSPHEMFGAIAKSYYAEKMGIDPKDMVVVSIMPCIAKKYEAKRDELNNEGVSDVDIVLTTRELAAMIKEAGLDLANLEPSDYDDPLGESTGAGTIFGASGGVIEATVRTAHDTITGESLDEVEYHELRGLNGVKKAVVNINGQDIHIGVVNGLGNTRRLLEKIRNGEERFDAIEVMACPGGCIGGGGQPFHKGDLSILKKRTDAIFAIDEEKTLRKSYENPSIKTLYAEYLGEVGSEKAHELLHTSYKARPKY, encoded by the coding sequence ATGATAAAACTTACAATTAATGATAAAGAAATAGAAGTAAAAGAAAAAACTACGATCCTATCAGCAGCCAAATCTTTGGGTTTTGATATACCTACTCTTTGCCATATGGACCTATCAGGTATCAGCTTTATAAACAAGCTTGCTTCTTGTAGGGTTTGTTTGGTAGAAGATACGCATAATGGCAAACTCCTACCTTCTTGTGCTACCTATGTCAAAGAAGGCATGAATATTAGGACTGATAGTCAAAGGGTAATCAGGGCCAGAAGAGCAGTTGTAGAGCTAATCCTATCTGACCATCCAACTGATTGTCTAAAATGCGCTAAAAACCTAAATTGCCAGCTACAAAAATTGGCAGCTGACTTAAATATAAGAGAAATCAAATATCCAGGAGAAAAGCGCAACCTACCAATAGATGGGTCATCTTATTCTCTAGTTAGGGACCCAAACAAATGCATCCTTTGCAGACGTTGTGAGACAATGTGTAACGAAGTCCAAACAGTTGGTGCCCTAGCAGAAATTGGACGTGGATTTTATACCCATGTAGGATCTACCTTTAATCGTGAAATGTTTGAAACAACCTGTACTTTCTGTGGCCAATGTCTAGCAGTTTGCCCAACAGGTGCCCTAACAGAAAAATCAAATGTATCTGAAGTTTGGAAACTCCTAAACAGAAAAGATGAAAACAAACATATCATAGTCCAGGTAGCTCCAGCAGTTAGAGTTGCTCTTGGCGAAGAATTTGGTCTAGAGCCAGGCACAGAAGTCACCGGACAAATGGTTACAGCCCTTAGAAACTTAGGGTTTGACAAGGTTTTTGATACAAACTTTGCAGCAGACCTTACAGTTATGGAAGAAGCCCACGAATTTATTCAAAGGCTTGGAGAGGGTAAACCAATCCTTACATCTTGTTGTCCAGGCTGGGTCAACTTCATGGAACACCAATTCTCAGATATGATCGATATACCATCAACTTGCAAATCTCCACACGAAATGTTTGGAGCTATAGCCAAATCATATTATGCAGAAAAAATGGGCATAGATCCTAAAGATATGGTGGTAGTATCTATCATGCCATGTATAGCCAAAAAATATGAAGCAAAAAGAGATGAACTCAATAACGAGGGAGTCTCTGATGTTGATATAGTACTTACAACCAGAGAGCTTGCAGCCATGATCAAAGAAGCTGGTCTTGACCTAGCAAATCTAGAGCCATCTGACTATGATGATCCACTAGGCGAGTCTACCGGTGCTGGTACAATATTCGGAGCAAGCGGCGGCGTTATAGAAGCTACAGTTAGGACCGCCCATGATACAATCACTGGCGAAAGCCTTGATGAGGTCGAATACCACGAACTAAGAGGCCTAAATGGAGTCAAAAAAGCCGTAGTCAATATAAATGGCCAAGACATCCACATAGGCGTAGTAAACGGTTTGGGAAATACCAGAAGACTTCTAGAGAAAATTAGAAATGGCGAGGAAAGATTTGATGCTATAGAAGTCATGGCTTGCCCAGGTGGATGTATAGGCGGAGGCGGACAGCCATTCCACAAGGGCGACCTATCAATACTCAAAAAGAGAACTGATGCAATTTTCGCTATAGATGAAGAAAAAACTTTGAGAAAATCCTATGAAAACCCATCAATCAAAACTCTTTATGCAGAATACCTAGGCGAAGTAGGGTCTGAAAAAGCCCACGAGCTCCTACACACTTCCTACAAGGCTAGGCCAAAATACTAA
- a CDS encoding GntR family transcriptional regulator, which produces MDIKINYSSKDPIYLQIKNQIRDAILNDELDPEKPLPSIRFLAKELRVSVVTTKRAYDELEKDGLINSVAGKGNFIKSQDPRIIKEKLMIKIEDHIKEVIKLASLGSISKDEILSLYDILEDCDD; this is translated from the coding sequence ATGGACATAAAAATAAATTACTCGAGTAAAGATCCGATATATTTACAAATCAAAAACCAAATTAGAGATGCAATTTTAAATGACGAACTTGATCCGGAAAAACCCCTGCCTTCTATTAGGTTTCTAGCAAAGGAGCTTAGAGTCAGTGTTGTCACTACCAAAAGAGCCTACGATGAGCTAGAAAAAGACGGACTTATAAACTCCGTTGCCGGTAAGGGCAATTTTATCAAAAGCCAGGACCCTAGGATTATAAAGGAAAAGCTAATGATAAAAATCGAAGACCATATCAAAGAAGTCATAAAACTTGCAAGTCTGGGAAGTATTTCCAAAGATGAAATACTTAGCCTTTATGATATATTGGAGGATTGTGATGACTGA
- a CDS encoding ABC transporter ATP-binding protein, producing MTDAIKTAKLEKNYKDFALGPLDLEIKKGTITGFIGENGAGKSTTIKLLLDLVKKDRGQIKIFGKSLEDLSEEDRYKIGFVFDDLFLPADMNIREIENFHRLLYKENWERGTFYELIDKFSLPTNKAIKTFSRGMKMKLGLALALSHKAQILILDEPTSGLDPVARDDFLDILLEYIQEENHTVLISSHILSDLEKIADYIAFIHKGRLIFNEEKDRLIEKYGLVNLNDEAYQSLDKNSIIAMRAHKFGRECLVNKAQIPQELETEKPSIEDIMVYMIKEAYNESLDI from the coding sequence ATGACTGATGCAATAAAAACAGCAAAGTTAGAAAAAAACTACAAGGACTTTGCCCTTGGCCCCCTAGACCTAGAAATAAAAAAGGGAACAATAACAGGTTTTATAGGTGAAAATGGGGCTGGCAAGTCTACTACTATCAAGCTTTTGCTAGACCTTGTCAAAAAAGATAGGGGGCAGATTAAGATTTTCGGCAAAAGCCTAGAGGACCTAAGCGAAGAAGACCGCTACAAGATTGGCTTTGTCTTTGACGATCTGTTTTTGCCAGCTGATATGAATATAAGGGAAATAGAAAATTTTCATAGACTTCTCTACAAGGAAAATTGGGAAAGAGGGACATTTTACGAGCTTATCGACAAATTCTCCCTCCCAACAAACAAAGCCATCAAGACTTTTTCTAGGGGGATGAAGATGAAACTAGGACTAGCCTTAGCCCTAAGCCACAAGGCTCAGATCCTGATCCTAGATGAGCCTACAAGCGGACTTGACCCAGTAGCCAGGGATGATTTTTTGGACATACTCCTTGAATATATCCAGGAGGAAAACCACACAGTTTTGATCTCTTCTCATATACTATCAGACCTAGAAAAAATCGCCGACTACATAGCCTTTATCCACAAGGGCAGGCTAATTTTTAATGAAGAAAAAGACAGACTCATAGAAAAATACGGCCTTGTAAACCTAAATGATGAGGCCTACCAAAGTCTAGACAAAAACTCTATAATAGCTATGAGGGCCCACAAATTTGGCAGAGAGTGCCTGGTCAACAAAGCCCAAATCCCACAAGAACTAGAAACAGAAAAACCATCCATAGAAGACATTATGGTCTATATGATAAAGGAGGCCTACAATGAAAGCCTTGATATATAA